Proteins co-encoded in one Brassica rapa cultivar Chiifu-401-42 chromosome A02, CAAS_Brap_v3.01, whole genome shotgun sequence genomic window:
- the LOC103854874 gene encoding squalene epoxidase 5 isoform X1 codes for MDKAFMEVFLWTLLTFVLTWTTYHVTNRRKKATKLADVAVEEIRYGGPDVIIVGAGVGGSALAYALAKDGRRVHVIERDMREPERMMGEFMQPGGRLFLSKLDLQDCLEGIDAQKATGLTLYKDGKEAASPFPVEDNKFPYEPSARMFYNGRFVQRLRQKASSLPNVRLEEGTVRSLIEEKGVIKGVTYKNSLGEESTAFAPLTVVCDGCYSNLRRSLNDNNAEVISYTVGYVSKNCRLEEPEKLHLIMAKPSFTMLYQISSTDVRCAFELFSNYFPSIANGEMASFVKNDLAPQVPPKLRKIFLKGIEEGAKIKVTPAKRMSATLSRKKGVIVLGDAFNMRHPAIASGMMVLLSDILILRRLLKPLRNLGDANKVSEVIKCFYVIRKVNAQQNMQGSVYHWEEETTGVKPMSATVNTLGNAFSQVLVASTDQAKEAMRQGCYDYLSSGGFRTSGMMALFGGMNPRPLSLIYHLFAITLSSIGQLLSPFPSPLRIWHSLRLCGVSLKLLIPHLKAEGVIHMMSPINAAAYCKNYMTATAV; via the exons ATGGACAAGGCTTTTATGGAAGTTTTTTTATGGACGCTACTTACCTTCGTACTGACTTGGACGACATACCACGTCACCAACAGGAGGAAGAAGGCAACGAAGTTGGCGGATGTGGCCGTGGAGGAGATACGATACGGTGGTCCTGACGTCATCATCGTCGGAGCTGGTGTTGGCGGCTCAGCTCTCGCCTATGCTCTTGCTAAG GATGGACGTCGAGTACATGTGATAGAGAGGGACATGAGAGAGCCAGAGAGAATGATGGGGGAGTTTATGCAGCCAGGAGGACGACTCTTTCTTTCTAAGCTTGATCTTCAAG attgtTTGGAGGGAATAGACGCACAGAAAGCCACCGGCTTGACACTTTATAAGGACGGAAAAGAAGCCGCCTCACCTTTTCCGGTGGAGGACAACAAATTCCCTTATGAACCATCTGCTCGAATGTTTTACAATGGCCGTTTTGTCCAGAGACTGCGCCAAAAGGCCTCTTCTCTTCCCAA TGTGCGACTAGAAGAAGGGACGGTGAGATCTTTGATAGAAGAAAAAGGAGTAATCAAAGGAGTGACATACAAGAACAGTTTAGGCGAAGAATCGACCGCCTTTGCACCTCTCACTGTGGTATGCGACGGTTGCTACTCGAACCTTCGTCGCTCTCTAAACGACAACAAT GCGGAGGTTATTTCGTACACAGTTGGTTACGTCTCAAAGAATTGTCGCCTTGAAGAACCCGAGAAGTTACACTTAATAATGGCAAAACCGTCGTTCACCATGTTGTATCAAATCAGCAGCACCGACGTTCGTTGTGCTTTTGAGCTTTTCTCTAATTATTTTCCTTCTATTGCCAATGGGGAGATGGCTTCCTTCGTGAAGAACGATCTTGCTCCTCAG GTACCTCCAAAACTCcgcaaaatatttttgaaaggGATTGAAGAGGGAGCAAAAATAAAAGTGACGCCAGCAAAGAGAATGTCAGCTACCTTGAGCAGAAAAAAAGGAGTGATCGTCTTGGGAGATGCATTTAACATGCGTCATCCAGCAATCGCATCTGGAATGATGGTTTTATTGTCTGACATTCTCATTCTACGCCGTCTTCTCAAACCATTGAGAAATCTCGGTGATGCCAACAAAGTATCAGAAGTTATTAAGTGCTTTTATGTAATACGCAAG GTGAATGCTCAACAAAATATGCAGGGGAGCGTGTATCACTGGGAAGAAGAAACCACAG GTGTGAAGCCGATGTCAGCAACAGTGAACACACTAGGGAATGCATTTTCGCAAGTGCTAGTTGCATCAACGGACCAAGCAAAAGAGGCGATGCGACAGGGCTGCTATGATTACCTCTCTAGTGGTGGGTTTCGCACGTCAGGCATGATGGCTCTGTTTGGCGGCATGAACCCTCGTCCGCTTTCTCTTATCTATCATTTGTTCGCTATTACTTTATCCTCCATTGGCCAACTGCTCTCTCCATTTCCATCTCCTCTTCGCATTTGGCATAGCCTCAGACTTTGTGGT GTGTCTTTGAAATTGTTGATTCCGCATCTCAAGGCTGAAGGGGTTATCCATATGATGTCTCCAATAAATGCAGCTGCGTATTGCAAAAACTATATGACCGCAACCGCAGTGTAA
- the LOC103854874 gene encoding squalene monooxygenase 1,1 isoform X3 has product MDKAFMEVFLWTLLTFVLTWTTYHVTNRRKKATKLADVAVEEIRYGGPDVIIVGAGVGGSALAYALAKDGRRVHVIERDMREPERMMGEFMQPGGRLFLSKLDLQDCLEGIDAQKATGLTLYKDGKEAASPFPVEDNKFPYEPSARMFYNGRFVQRLRQKASSLPNVRLEEGTVRSLIEEKGVIKGVTYKNSLGEESTAFAPLTVVCDGCYSNLRRSLNDNNAEVISYTVGYVSKNCRLEEPEKLHLIMAKPSFTMLYQISSTDVRCAFELFSNYFPSIANGEMASFVKNDLAPQVPPKLRKIFLKGIEEGAKIKVTPAKRMSATLSRKKGVIVLGDAFNMRHPAIASGMMVLLSDILILRRLLKPLRNLGDANKVSEVIKCFYVIRKVNAQQNMQGSVYHWEEETTGVKPMSATVNTLGNAFSQVLVASTDQAKEAMRQGCYDYLSSGGFRTSGMMALFGGMNPRPLSLIYHLFAITLSSIGQLLSPFPSPLRIWHSLRLCGVRHYIFL; this is encoded by the exons ATGGACAAGGCTTTTATGGAAGTTTTTTTATGGACGCTACTTACCTTCGTACTGACTTGGACGACATACCACGTCACCAACAGGAGGAAGAAGGCAACGAAGTTGGCGGATGTGGCCGTGGAGGAGATACGATACGGTGGTCCTGACGTCATCATCGTCGGAGCTGGTGTTGGCGGCTCAGCTCTCGCCTATGCTCTTGCTAAG GATGGACGTCGAGTACATGTGATAGAGAGGGACATGAGAGAGCCAGAGAGAATGATGGGGGAGTTTATGCAGCCAGGAGGACGACTCTTTCTTTCTAAGCTTGATCTTCAAG attgtTTGGAGGGAATAGACGCACAGAAAGCCACCGGCTTGACACTTTATAAGGACGGAAAAGAAGCCGCCTCACCTTTTCCGGTGGAGGACAACAAATTCCCTTATGAACCATCTGCTCGAATGTTTTACAATGGCCGTTTTGTCCAGAGACTGCGCCAAAAGGCCTCTTCTCTTCCCAA TGTGCGACTAGAAGAAGGGACGGTGAGATCTTTGATAGAAGAAAAAGGAGTAATCAAAGGAGTGACATACAAGAACAGTTTAGGCGAAGAATCGACCGCCTTTGCACCTCTCACTGTGGTATGCGACGGTTGCTACTCGAACCTTCGTCGCTCTCTAAACGACAACAAT GCGGAGGTTATTTCGTACACAGTTGGTTACGTCTCAAAGAATTGTCGCCTTGAAGAACCCGAGAAGTTACACTTAATAATGGCAAAACCGTCGTTCACCATGTTGTATCAAATCAGCAGCACCGACGTTCGTTGTGCTTTTGAGCTTTTCTCTAATTATTTTCCTTCTATTGCCAATGGGGAGATGGCTTCCTTCGTGAAGAACGATCTTGCTCCTCAG GTACCTCCAAAACTCcgcaaaatatttttgaaaggGATTGAAGAGGGAGCAAAAATAAAAGTGACGCCAGCAAAGAGAATGTCAGCTACCTTGAGCAGAAAAAAAGGAGTGATCGTCTTGGGAGATGCATTTAACATGCGTCATCCAGCAATCGCATCTGGAATGATGGTTTTATTGTCTGACATTCTCATTCTACGCCGTCTTCTCAAACCATTGAGAAATCTCGGTGATGCCAACAAAGTATCAGAAGTTATTAAGTGCTTTTATGTAATACGCAAG GTGAATGCTCAACAAAATATGCAGGGGAGCGTGTATCACTGGGAAGAAGAAACCACAG GTGTGAAGCCGATGTCAGCAACAGTGAACACACTAGGGAATGCATTTTCGCAAGTGCTAGTTGCATCAACGGACCAAGCAAAAGAGGCGATGCGACAGGGCTGCTATGATTACCTCTCTAGTGGTGGGTTTCGCACGTCAGGCATGATGGCTCTGTTTGGCGGCATGAACCCTCGTCCGCTTTCTCTTATCTATCATTTGTTCGCTATTACTTTATCCTCCATTGGCCAACTGCTCTCTCCATTTCCATCTCCTCTTCGCATTTGGCATAGCCTCAGACTTTGTGGTGTAAGACATTATATCTTTCTTTGA
- the LOC103854874 gene encoding squalene epoxidase 5 isoform X2: MDKAFMEVFLWTLLTFVLTWTTYHVTNRRKKATKLADVAVEEIRYGGPDVIIVGAGVGGSALAYALAKDGRRVHVIERDMREPERMMGEFMQPGGRLFLSKLDLQDCLEGIDAQKATGLTLYKDGKEAASPFPVEDNKFPYEPSARMFYNGRFVQRLRQKASSLPNVRLEEGTVRSLIEEKGVIKGVTYKNSLGEESTAFAPLTVVCDGCYSNLRRSLNDNNAEVISYTVGYVSKNCRLEEPEKLHLIMAKPSFTMLYQISSTDVRCAFELFSNYFPSIANGEMASFVKNDLAPQVPPKLRKIFLKGIEEGAKIKVTPAKRMSATLSRKKGVIVLGDAFNMRHPAIASGMMVLLSDILILRRLLKPLRNLGDANKVSEVIKCFYVIRKPMSATVNTLGNAFSQVLVASTDQAKEAMRQGCYDYLSSGGFRTSGMMALFGGMNPRPLSLIYHLFAITLSSIGQLLSPFPSPLRIWHSLRLCGVSLKLLIPHLKAEGVIHMMSPINAAAYCKNYMTATAV, translated from the exons ATGGACAAGGCTTTTATGGAAGTTTTTTTATGGACGCTACTTACCTTCGTACTGACTTGGACGACATACCACGTCACCAACAGGAGGAAGAAGGCAACGAAGTTGGCGGATGTGGCCGTGGAGGAGATACGATACGGTGGTCCTGACGTCATCATCGTCGGAGCTGGTGTTGGCGGCTCAGCTCTCGCCTATGCTCTTGCTAAG GATGGACGTCGAGTACATGTGATAGAGAGGGACATGAGAGAGCCAGAGAGAATGATGGGGGAGTTTATGCAGCCAGGAGGACGACTCTTTCTTTCTAAGCTTGATCTTCAAG attgtTTGGAGGGAATAGACGCACAGAAAGCCACCGGCTTGACACTTTATAAGGACGGAAAAGAAGCCGCCTCACCTTTTCCGGTGGAGGACAACAAATTCCCTTATGAACCATCTGCTCGAATGTTTTACAATGGCCGTTTTGTCCAGAGACTGCGCCAAAAGGCCTCTTCTCTTCCCAA TGTGCGACTAGAAGAAGGGACGGTGAGATCTTTGATAGAAGAAAAAGGAGTAATCAAAGGAGTGACATACAAGAACAGTTTAGGCGAAGAATCGACCGCCTTTGCACCTCTCACTGTGGTATGCGACGGTTGCTACTCGAACCTTCGTCGCTCTCTAAACGACAACAAT GCGGAGGTTATTTCGTACACAGTTGGTTACGTCTCAAAGAATTGTCGCCTTGAAGAACCCGAGAAGTTACACTTAATAATGGCAAAACCGTCGTTCACCATGTTGTATCAAATCAGCAGCACCGACGTTCGTTGTGCTTTTGAGCTTTTCTCTAATTATTTTCCTTCTATTGCCAATGGGGAGATGGCTTCCTTCGTGAAGAACGATCTTGCTCCTCAG GTACCTCCAAAACTCcgcaaaatatttttgaaaggGATTGAAGAGGGAGCAAAAATAAAAGTGACGCCAGCAAAGAGAATGTCAGCTACCTTGAGCAGAAAAAAAGGAGTGATCGTCTTGGGAGATGCATTTAACATGCGTCATCCAGCAATCGCATCTGGAATGATGGTTTTATTGTCTGACATTCTCATTCTACGCCGTCTTCTCAAACCATTGAGAAATCTCGGTGATGCCAACAAAGTATCAGAAGTTATTAAGTGCTTTTATGTAATACGCAAG CCGATGTCAGCAACAGTGAACACACTAGGGAATGCATTTTCGCAAGTGCTAGTTGCATCAACGGACCAAGCAAAAGAGGCGATGCGACAGGGCTGCTATGATTACCTCTCTAGTGGTGGGTTTCGCACGTCAGGCATGATGGCTCTGTTTGGCGGCATGAACCCTCGTCCGCTTTCTCTTATCTATCATTTGTTCGCTATTACTTTATCCTCCATTGGCCAACTGCTCTCTCCATTTCCATCTCCTCTTCGCATTTGGCATAGCCTCAGACTTTGTGGT GTGTCTTTGAAATTGTTGATTCCGCATCTCAAGGCTGAAGGGGTTATCCATATGATGTCTCCAATAAATGCAGCTGCGTATTGCAAAAACTATATGACCGCAACCGCAGTGTAA